In a genomic window of Streptococcus oralis subsp. tigurinus:
- the tet(M) gene encoding tetracycline resistance ribosomal protection protein Tet(M), which produces MKIINIGVLAHVDAGKTTLTESLLYNSGAITELGSVDKGTTRTDNTLLERQRGITIQTGITSFQWENTKVNIIDTPGHMDFLAEVYRSLSVLDGAILLISAKDGVQAQTRILFHALRKMGIPTIFFINKIDQNGIDLSTVYQDIKEKLSAEIVIKQKVELYPNMCVTNFTESEQWDTVIEGNDDLLEKYMSGKSLEALELEQEESIRFQNCSLFPVYHGSAKNNIGIDNLIEVITNKFYSSTHRGQSELCGKVFKIEYSEKRQRLAYIRLYSGVLHLRDSVRISEKEKIKITEMYTSINGELCKIDKAYSGEIVILQNEFLKLNSVLGDTKLLPQRERIENPLPLLQTTVEPSKPQQREMLLDALLEISDSDPLLRYYVDSATHEIILSFLGKVQMEVTCALLQEKYHVEIEIKEPAVIYMERPLKKAEYTIHIEVPPNPFWASIGLSVSPLPLGSGMQYESSVSLGYLNQSFQNAVMEGIRYGCEQGLYGWNVTDCKICFKYGLYYSPVSTPADFRMLAPIVLEQVLKKAGTELLEPYLSFKIYAPQEYLSRAYTDAPKYCANIVDTQLKNNEVILSGEIPARCIQEYRSDLTFFTNGRSVCLTELKGYHVTTGEPVCQPRRPNSRIDKVRYMFNKIT; this is translated from the coding sequence ATGAAAATTATTAATATTGGAGTTTTAGCTCATGTTGATGCAGGAAAAACTACCTTAACAGAAAGCTTATTATATAACAGTGGAGCGATTACAGAATTAGGAAGCGTGGACAAAGGTACAACGAGGACGGATAATACGCTTTTAGAACGTCAGAGAGGAATTACAATTCAGACAGGAATAACCTCTTTTCAGTGGGAAAATACGAAGGTGAACATCATAGACACGCCAGGACATATGGATTTCTTAGCAGAAGTATATCGTTCATTATCAGTTTTAGATGGGGCAATTCTACTGATTTCTGCAAAAGATGGCGTACAAGCACAAACTCGTATATTATTTCATGCACTTAGGAAAATGGGGATTCCCACAATCTTTTTTATCAATAAGATTGACCAAAATGGAATTGATTTATCAACGGTTTATCAGGATATTAAAGAGAAACTTTCTGCCGAAATTGTAATCAAACAGAAGGTAGAACTGTATCCTAATATGTGTGTGACGAACTTTACCGAATCTGAACAATGGGATACGGTAATAGAGGGAAACGATGACCTTTTAGAGAAATATATGTCCGGTAAATCATTAGAAGCATTGGAACTCGAACAAGAGGAAAGCATAAGATTTCAGAATTGTTCTCTGTTCCCTGTTTATCACGGAAGTGCAAAAAACAATATAGGGATTGATAACCTTATAGAAGTGATTACGAATAAATTTTATTCATCAACACATCGAGGTCAGTCTGAACTTTGCGGAAAAGTTTTCAAAATTGAGTATTCGGAAAAAAGACAGCGTCTTGCATATATACGTCTTTATAGTGGCGTACTGCATTTGCGAGATTCGGTTAGAATATCGGAAAAGGAAAAAATAAAAATTACAGAAATGTATACTTCAATAAATGGTGAATTATGTAAAATCGATAAGGCTTATTCCGGGGAAATTGTTATTTTGCAGAATGAGTTTTTGAAGTTAAATAGTGTTCTTGGAGATACAAAGCTATTGCCACAGAGAGAGAGAATTGAAAATCCCCTCCCTCTGCTGCAAACGACTGTTGAACCGAGCAAACCTCAACAAAGGGAAATGTTACTTGATGCACTTTTAGAAATCTCCGACAGTGACCCGCTTCTGCGATATTATGTGGATTCTGCGACACATGAAATCATACTTTCTTTCTTAGGGAAAGTACAAATGGAAGTGACTTGTGCTCTGCTGCAAGAAAAGTATCATGTGGAGATAGAAATAAAAGAGCCTGCAGTCATTTATATGGAAAGACCGTTAAAAAAAGCAGAGTATACCATTCACATCGAAGTTCCACCGAATCCTTTCTGGGCTTCCATTGGTTTATCTGTATCACCGCTTCCGTTGGGAAGTGGAATGCAGTATGAGAGCTCGGTTTCTCTTGGATACTTAAATCAATCATTTCAAAATGCAGTTATGGAAGGGATACGCTATGGCTGTGAACAAGGATTGTATGGTTGGAATGTGACGGACTGTAAAATCTGTTTTAAGTATGGCTTATACTATAGCCCTGTTAGTACCCCAGCAGATTTTCGGATGCTTGCTCCTATTGTATTGGAACAAGTCTTAAAAAAAGCTGGAACAGAATTGTTAGAGCCATATCTTAGTTTTAAAATTTATGCGCCACAGGAATATCTTTCACGAGCATACACCGATGCTCCTAAATATTGTGCGAACATCGTAGACACTCAATTGAAAAATAATGAGGTCATTCTTAGTGGAGAAATCCCTGCTCGGTGTATTCAAGAATATCGTAGTGATTTAACTTTCTTTACAAATGGACGTAGTGTTTGTTTAACAGAGTTAAAAGGGTACCATGTTACTACCGGTGAACCTGTTTGCCAGCCCCGTCGTCCAAATAGTCGGATAGATAAAGTACGATATATGTTCAATAAAATAACTTAG
- a CDS encoding helix-turn-helix transcriptional regulator, whose product MRKKEDKYDFRAFGLAIKEARLKRGLTREQVGALIEIDPRYLTNIENKGQHPSIQVLYDLVSLLHVSVDEFFLPANNLVKSTRRLQIEKYMDSFTDKELSLMESLASGINEARNIED is encoded by the coding sequence ATGCGTAAAAAAGAAGATAAATATGATTTTAGAGCCTTTGGTTTAGCCATTAAAGAAGCTCGATTGAAACGAGGTTTAACTCGTGAACAAGTGGGAGCATTGATTGAAATTGACCCACGGTACTTAACTAATATTGAAAATAAAGGGCAACACCCCAGCATACAAGTTCTTTATGACCTTGTATCGTTACTTCATGTTTCCGTTGATGAATTTTTCTTACCTGCTAATAACTTGGTAAAAAGCACCCGACGATTACAGATAGAGAAATACATGGATAGCTTTACAGACAAAGAACTATCCTTAATGGAATCTTTAGCCAGCGGTATCAACGAAGCAAGAAACATCGAAGACTAA
- a CDS encoding tyrosine-type recombinase/integrase, which yields MSEKRRDNKGRILKTGESQRKDGRYLYKYIDSFGEPQFVYSWKLVATDRVPAGKRDCISLREKIAELQKDIHDGIDVVGKKMTLCQLYAKQNAQRPKVRKNTETGRKYLMDILKKDKLGVRSIDSIKPSDAKEWAIRMSENGYAYQTINNYKRSLKASFYIAIQDDCVRKNPFDFQLKAVLDDDTVPKTVLTEEQEEKLLAFAKADKTYSKNYDEILILLKTGLRISEFGGLTLPDLDFENRLVNIDHQLLRDTEIGYYIETPKTKSGERQVPMVEEAYQAFKRVLANRKNDKRVEIDGYSDFLFLNRKNYPKVASDYNGMMKGLVKKYNKYNEDKLPHITPHSLRHTFCTNYANAGMNPKALQYIMGHANIAMTLNYYAHATFDSAMAEMKRLNKEKQQERLVA from the coding sequence ATGTCAGAAAAAAGACGTGACAATAAAGGTCGAATCTTAAAGACTGGAGAGAGCCAACGAAAAGACGGAAGATACTTATACAAATATATAGATTCATTTGGAGAACCGCAATTTGTTTACTCGTGGAAACTTGTGGCTACAGACCGAGTACCAGCAGGAAAGCGTGATTGTATCTCACTTAGAGAGAAAATCGCAGAGTTACAGAAAGACATTCATGATGGTATTGATGTTGTAGGAAAGAAAATGACACTCTGCCAGCTTTACGCAAAACAGAACGCTCAAAGACCAAAGGTTAGAAAAAACACTGAAACTGGACGCAAATATCTTATGGATATTTTGAAGAAAGACAAGTTAGGTGTAAGAAGTATTGACAGTATTAAGCCATCAGACGCTAAAGAATGGGCTATTAGAATGAGTGAAAATGGTTATGCTTATCAAACCATCAATAACTACAAACGTTCTTTAAAGGCTTCATTCTATATTGCTATACAAGATGATTGTGTTCGGAAGAATCCATTTGACTTTCAACTGAAAGCAGTTCTTGATGATGATACTGTCCCTAAGACCGTACTAACAGAAGAACAGGAAGAAAAACTGTTAGCCTTTGCAAAAGCTGATAAAACCTACAGCAAAAATTATGATGAAATTCTGATACTCTTAAAAACAGGTCTTCGTATTTCAGAGTTTGGTGGTTTGACACTTCCAGATTTAGATTTTGAGAATCGTCTTGTCAATATAGACCATCAGCTATTGAGAGATACTGAAATTGGGTACTACATTGAAACACCAAAGACCAAAAGTGGCGAACGTCAAGTTCCTATGGTTGAAGAAGCCTATCAAGCATTTAAGCGAGTGTTAGCGAATCGAAAGAATGATAAGCGTGTTGAGATTGATGGATATAGTGATTTCCTCTTTCTTAATAGAAAGAACTATCCAAAAGTGGCAAGTGATTACAACGGCATGATGAAAGGTCTTGTTAAGAAATACAATAAGTATAACGAGGATAAATTGCCACACATCACTCCACATAGTTTGCGACATACATTCTGTACCAACTATGCAAATGCAGGAATGAATCCAAAGGCATTACAGTACATTATGGGACATGCTAATATAGCCATGACGCTGAACTATTACGCACATGCAACATTCGATTCTGCAATGGCAGAAATGAAACGCTTGAATAAAGAGAAGCAACAGGAGCGTCTTGTTGCTTAG
- a CDS encoding lysozyme family protein, with protein sequence MKLKTLVIGGSGLFLMVFSLLLFVAILFSDEQDSGISNIHYGGVNVSAEVLAHKPMVEKYAKEYGVEEYVNILLAIIQVESGGTAEDVMQSSESLGLPPNSLSTEESIKQGVKYFSELLASSERLSVDLESVIQSYNYGGGFLGYVANRGNKYTFELAQSFSKEYSGGEKVSYPNPIAIPINGGWRYNYGNMFYVQLVTQYLVTTEFDDDTVQAIMDEALKYEGWRYIYGGASPTTSFDCSGLTQWTYGKAGINLPRTAQQQYDVTQHIPLSEAQAGDLVFFHSTYNAGSYITHVGIYLGNNRMFHAGDPIGYADLTSPYWQQHLVGAGRIKQ encoded by the coding sequence ATGAAGTTGAAAACTTTAGTGATTGGTGGTTCTGGATTATTCTTGATGGTCTTCTCACTGCTTCTGTTTGTTGCCATTTTATTTTCAGATGAACAGGACAGCGGAATTTCCAATATTCATTATGGAGGTGTGAATGTTTCCGCAGAAGTGCTGGCTCATAAGCCTATGGTAGAAAAATATGCCAAAGAATATGGCGTTGAAGAATATGTCAACATACTTCTTGCGATTATACAGGTGGAATCGGGCGGTACTGCGGAAGATGTTATGCAGTCCTCGGAATCCCTCGGTCTTCCACCTAATTCATTGAGTACAGAAGAATCCATTAAGCAAGGTGTGAAGTATTTCAGTGAATTATTAGCCAGTAGCGAAAGGCTCAGTGTAGATTTAGAATCGGTTATCCAGTCCTACAATTATGGTGGTGGTTTCTTAGGGTATGTGGCTAATCGTGGAAATAAATATACCTTTGAACTGGCTCAAAGTTTCTCAAAAGAGTATTCAGGTGGCGAAAAAGTGTCTTACCCCAATCCCATAGCCATACCTATCAATGGGGGCTGGCGATACAACTATGGCAATATGTTTTATGTGCAACTGGTAACGCAGTATCTTGTCACAACAGAGTTTGATGATGATACGGTACAAGCCATCATGGACGAAGCACTGAAATATGAGGGCTGGCGATACATTTACGGTGGAGCTTCCCCGACTACTTCTTTTGATTGTAGCGGACTGACACAATGGACGTATGGAAAAGCTGGAATTAACTTACCACGAACCGCACAACAGCAATATGATGTGACCCAGCATATCCCACTATCGGAAGCACAAGCTGGCGATTTGGTTTTCTTTCATTCTACCTATAACGCTGGCTCTTATATTACTCATGTTGGGATATACCTTGGCAATAACCGTATGTTTCATGCAGGCGACCCAATCGGTTATGCCGACTTAACAAGCCCCTACTGGCAACAGCATTTAGTGGGAGCAGGACGAATCAAACAATGA
- a CDS encoding sigma-70 family RNA polymerase sigma factor has product MKPSSFQTTIENQFDYICKRAMEDERKNYMLYLSRIAKREVSFSDVGDYLVSQFATTDNYSTDFQIFTLNGLSVGVENDLLSEALRELPDKKREILLLFYFMDMSDSEITDLLKLNRSTVYRHRTSGLALIKKFMEEFEE; this is encoded by the coding sequence ATGAAACCATCTTCTTTTCAGACCACAATAGAAAATCAGTTTGACTATATCTGTAAACGTGCTATGGAAGACGAGCGAAAGAATTATATGCTTTATCTTTCAAGGATTGCAAAGCGTGAGGTGTCCTTTTCGGATGTTGGCGATTATCTTGTTAGCCAGTTTGCGACAACAGATAACTATTCAACTGACTTTCAGATTTTTACACTCAATGGGTTATCAGTAGGCGTTGAAAATGATTTGTTGAGTGAAGCATTACGTGAGTTGCCAGACAAGAAACGTGAAATTCTACTGCTGTTTTACTTTATGGACATGAGCGATTCAGAAATTACAGACCTGTTGAAATTGAACCGTTCTACTGTCTATCGGCATAGAACCAGTGGACTAGCCTTAATTAAAAAGTTTATGGAGGAATTTGAAGAATGA
- a CDS encoding excisionase, whose product MKQTDIPIWERYTLTIEEASKYFRIGENKLRRLAEENKNANWLIMNGNRIQIKRKQFEKIIDTLDAI is encoded by the coding sequence ATGAAGCAGACTGACATTCCTATTTGGGAACGTTATACCCTAACCATTGAAGAAGCGTCAAAATATTTTCGTATTGGCGAAAACAAGCTACGACGCTTGGCAGAGGAAAATAAAAATGCAAATTGGCTGATTATGAATGGCAATCGTATTCAGATTAAACGAAAACAATTTGAAAAAATTATAGATACATTGGACGCAATCTAG
- the msr(D) gene encoding ABC-F type ribosomal protection protein Msr(D), whose translation MELILKAKDIRVEFKGRDVLDINELEVYDYDRIGLVGANGAGKSTLLRVLLGELTPPGCKMNRLGELAYIPQLDEVTLQEEKDFALVGKLGVEQLNIQTMSGGEETRLKIAQALSAQVHGILADEPTSHLDREGIDFLIGQLKYFTGALLVISHDRYFLDEIVDKIWELKDGKITEYWGNYSDYLRQKEEERKSQAAEYEQFIAERARLERAAEEKRKQARKIEQKAKGSSKKKSTEDGGRLAHQKSIGSKEKKMYNAAKTLEHRIAALGKVEAPEGIRRIRFRQSKALELHNPYPIVGAEINKVFGDKALFENASFQIPLGAKVALTGGNGIGKTTLIQMILNHEEGISISPKAKIGYFAQNGYKYNSNQNVMEFMQKDCDYNISEIRSVLASMGFKQNDIGKSLSVLSGGEIIKLLLAKMLMGRYNILIMDEPSNFLDIPSLEALEILMKEYTGTIVFITHDKRLLENVADVVYEIRDKKINLKH comes from the coding sequence ATGGAATTAATATTAAAAGCAAAAGACATTCGTGTGGAATTCAAAGGACGCGATGTTTTAGATATAAATGAATTAGAAGTATATGATTATGACCGTATTGGTTTAGTAGGAGCAAATGGTGCTGGAAAAAGCACTTTACTCAGGGTACTTTTAGGAGAATTAACTCCCCCAGGATGTAAAATGAATCGTCTGGGTGAACTTGCCTATATTCCCCAGTTGGACGAAGTAACTCTGCAGGAGGAAAAAGATTTTGCACTTGTAGGCAAGCTAGGTGTTGAGCAATTAAATATACAGACTATGAGCGGTGGTGAAGAAACAAGGCTTAAAATAGCACAGGCCTTATCGGCACAGGTTCATGGTATTTTAGCGGATGAACCTACGAGCCATTTAGACCGTGAAGGAATTGATTTTCTAATAGGACAGCTAAAATATTTTACAGGTGCACTGTTAGTTATTAGCCATGACCGCTATTTTCTTGATGAAATAGTAGATAAAATATGGGAACTGAAAGATGGCAAAATCACTGAGTATTGGGGAAACTATTCTGATTATCTTCGTCAGAAAGAGGAAGAACGTAAGAGCCAAGCTGCAGAATACGAACAATTTATTGCGGAACGTGCCCGATTGGAAAGGGCTGCGGAGGAAAAGCGAAAACAGGCTCGTAAAATAGAACAGAAGGCAAAAGGTTCTTCAAAGAAAAAAAGTACTGAAGACGGAGGGCGTTTAGCTCATCAAAAATCAATAGGAAGTAAGGAAAAAAAGATGTATAATGCTGCTAAAACCCTAGAGCACAGGATTGCGGCCTTAGGAAAAGTAGAAGCTCCGGAAGGCATTCGCAGAATTCGTTTCAGGCAAAGTAAAGCATTGGAGCTCCATAATCCATACCCTATAGTCGGTGCAGAAATTAATAAAGTATTTGGGGATAAGGCTCTGTTTGAAAATGCATCTTTTCAAATTCCGTTAGGAGCAAAAGTGGCGTTAACTGGTGGTAATGGAATCGGAAAAACAACTTTAATCCAAATGATCTTAAACCATGAAGAAGGAATTTCTATTTCGCCTAAGGCAAAAATAGGTTACTTTGCACAGAATGGTTACAAGTACAACAGTAATCAGAATGTTATGGAGTTTATGCAGAAGGATTGTGACTACAATATATCAGAAATTCGTTCAGTGCTAGCATCTATGGGGTTCAAACAGAACGATATTGGAAAAAGTTTATCTGTTTTAAGCGGTGGAGAAATTATAAAATTGTTGCTTGCTAAAATGCTCATGGGTAGATATAACATCCTAATAATGGATGAACCCAGTAACTTCCTTGACATACCAAGTTTAGAGGCTTTGGAAATACTAATGAAGGAGTACACCGGAACTATCGTGTTTATCACCCACGATAAACGATTACTCGAAAATGTAGCAGATGTAGTTTATGAAATTAGAGATAAGAAAATAAATCTGAAACATTAA
- a CDS encoding conjugal transfer protein — MRKEDLMMKFRKNQNKEKQIPKEKKPRVYYKVNPHKKVVIALWVLLGLSFSFAIFKHFTAIDTHTIHETTIIEKEYVDTHHVENFVENFAKVYYSWEQSDKSIDNRMESLKGYLTDELQALNVDTVRKDIPVSSSVRGFQIWTVEPTGDNEFNVTYSVDQLITEGENTKTVHSAYIVSVYVDGSGNMVLVKNPTITNIPKKSSYKPKAIESEGTVDSITTNEINEFLTTFFKLYPTATASELSYYVNDGILKPIGKEYIFQELVNPIHNRKDNQVTVSLTVEYIDQQTKATQVSQFDLVLEKNGSNWKIIE; from the coding sequence ATGAGAAAGGAAGATTTAATGATGAAATTTAGAAAAAATCAGAATAAAGAAAAACAGATACCAAAGGAAAAGAAACCTCGTGTCTACTATAAGGTCAATCCTCATAAAAAGGTTGTGATTGCCTTGTGGGTACTTTTAGGGCTTAGTTTCAGCTTTGCGATATTCAAGCACTTTACAGCTATAGATACTCATACTATTCACGAAACAACTATCATAGAAAAGGAATACGTTGATACTCATCATGTAGAAAATTTTGTAGAGAACTTTGCGAAAGTCTACTATTCATGGGAGCAATCCGATAAGTCCATTGATAATCGAATGGAAAGTCTAAAAGGCTATCTGACAGATGAACTTCAAGCTCTCAATGTTGATACAGTACGCAAAGATATTCCTGTATCGTCTTCTGTAAGAGGATTTCAGATATGGACGGTAGAGCCAACTGGCGACAATGAGTTTAATGTAACCTACAGTGTAGACCAGCTCATTACAGAGGGAGAAAATACAAAGACCGTCCACTCTGCTTATATAGTGAGTGTCTATGTAGATGGTTCTGGAAATATGGTACTGGTTAAGAATCCGACCATTACCAACATACCTAAGAAATCAAGTTATAAACCAAAAGCCATTGAAAGTGAGGGGACGGTTGATTCCATTACAACCAATGAAATCAATGAGTTTTTAACGACGTTCTTCAAGCTCTATCCTACAGCGACAGCCAGTGAACTTTCCTACTATGTGAATGACGGGATATTAAAACCAATCGGAAAAGAGTACATCTTTCAAGAACTGGTAAATCCTATTCACAATCGTAAGGATAATCAAGTCACGGTATCGCTGACAGTGGAGTATATCGACCAGCAGACCAAAGCAACGCAGGTATCTCAATTTGATTTGGTACTTGAAAAGAACGGGAGTAATTGGAAGATTATAGAATAA
- a CDS encoding DUF5960 family protein, with protein MNQLEFQRNHLQMDYYSESYQDFERDFYRYSNMNIPLTFLTDDILKTMATSRKNYFVLNKEKSRDNRDHFFIFEVSTVDENPLIYHYTYKKTTIYLAEK; from the coding sequence ATGAATCAGCTTGAGTTTCAGCGTAATCACCTACAAATGGACTATTATAGCGAGAGCTACCAAGATTTTGAACGTGACTTCTACCGCTACTCTAACATGAATATTCCATTGACCTTCCTAACTGATGATATCCTAAAAACAATGGCGACTTCACGTAAGAATTACTTTGTCCTCAATAAGGAAAAGTCCAGAGATAACCGCGATCACTTCTTCATATTTGAAGTAAGTACCGTAGATGAGAATCCGCTAATCTATCATTATACATATAAGAAAACTACAATATATTTAGCAGAAAAATAG
- a CDS encoding helix-turn-helix domain-containing protein: protein MKTQYPMIPFPLIVKATDGDTEAINQILHHYRGYITKRSLRLMKDEYGNQSMVVDEVLRGRMETRLITKILSFEIK, encoded by the coding sequence ATGAAAACACAATATCCTATGATTCCCTTTCCTCTCATTGTAAAGGCAACAGATGGCGATACCGAAGCGATTAACCAGATTCTACATCATTACAGAGGGTACATAACGAAGCGTTCCCTACGACTTATGAAAGATGAATATGGCAATCAAAGTATGGTCGTTGATGAAGTCTTACGTGGAAGAATGGAAACCAGACTGATTACAAAGATTTTGTCATTTGAAATTAAGTAA
- a CDS encoding cysteine-rich KTR domain-containing protein, whose amino-acid sequence MTSKLTASTCPVCGNKTRLKIREDTELKKFPLYCPKCRQENLIEIKQFKVTVITEPDAKTQSR is encoded by the coding sequence TTGACTAGCAAACTTACCGCCTCAACATGTCCTGTATGTGGAAATAAAACACGATTAAAGATAAGGGAAGATACTGAATTAAAAAAATTCCCCCTCTATTGTCCGAAATGCAGACAAGAAAATTTAATTGAAATAAAGCAGTTCAAAGTAACTGTGATTACAGAGCCAGACGCAAAGACGCAGAGCCGATAA
- the mef(A) gene encoding macrolide efflux MFS transporter Mef(A) has product MEKYNNWKRKFYAIWAGQAVSLITSAILQMAIIFYLTEKTGSAMVLSMASLVGFLPYAILGPAIGVLVDRHDRKKIMIGADLIIAAAGAVLAIVAFCMELPVWMIMIVLFIRSIGTAFHTPALNAVTPLLVPEEQLTKCAGYSQSLQSISYIVSPAVAALLYSVWDLNAIIAIDVLGAVIASITVAIVRIPKLGNQVQSLEPNFIREMKEGVVVLRQNKGLFALLLLGTLYTFVYMPINALFPLISMEHFNGTPVHISITEISFAFGMLAGGLLLGRLGGFEKHVLLITSSFFIMGTSLAVSGILPPNGFVIFVVCCAIMGLSVPFYSGVQTALFQEKIKPEYLGRVFSLIGSIMSLAMPIGLILSGFFADKIGVNHWFLLSGILIIGIAIVCQMITEVRKLDLK; this is encoded by the coding sequence ATGGAAAAATACAACAATTGGAAACGAAAATTTTATGCAATATGGGCAGGGCAAGCAGTATCATTAATCACTAGTGCCATCCTGCAAATGGCGATTATTTTTTACCTTACAGAAAAAACAGGATCTGCGATGGTCTTGTCTATGGCTTCATTAGTAGGTTTTTTACCCTATGCGATTTTGGGACCTGCCATTGGTGTGCTAGTGGATCGTCATGATAGGAAGAAGATAATGATTGGTGCCGATTTAATTATCGCAGCAGCTGGTGCAGTGCTTGCTATTGTTGCATTCTGTATGGAGCTACCTGTCTGGATGATTATGATAGTATTGTTTATCCGTAGCATTGGAACAGCTTTTCATACCCCAGCACTCAATGCGGTTACACCACTTTTAGTACCAGAAGAACAGCTAACGAAATGCGCAGGCTATAGTCAGTCTTTGCAGTCTATAAGCTATATTGTTAGTCCGGCAGTTGCAGCACTCTTATACTCCGTTTGGGATTTAAATGCTATTATTGCCATCGACGTATTGGGTGCTGTGATTGCATCTATTACGGTAGCAATTGTACGTATACCTAAGCTGGGTAATCAAGTGCAAAGTTTAGAACCAAATTTCATAAGGGAGATGAAAGAAGGAGTTGTGGTTCTGAGACAAAACAAAGGATTGTTTGCCTTATTACTCTTAGGAACACTATATACTTTTGTTTATATGCCAATCAATGCACTATTTCCTTTAATAAGCATGGAACACTTTAATGGAACGCCTGTGCATATTTCTATTACGGAAATTTCCTTTGCATTTGGGATGCTAGCAGGAGGCTTATTATTAGGAAGATTAGGGGGCTTCGAAAAGCATGTATTACTAATAACAAGTTCATTTTTTATAATGGGGACCAGTTTAGCCGTTTCGGGAATACTTCCTCCAAATGGATTTGTAATATTCGTAGTTTGCTGTGCAATAATGGGGCTTTCGGTGCCATTTTATAGCGGTGTGCAAACAGCTCTTTTTCAGGAGAAAATTAAGCCTGAATATTTAGGACGTGTATTTTCTTTGATCGGAAGTATCATGTCACTTGCTATGCCAATTGGGTTAATTCTTTCTGGATTCTTTGCTGATAAAATCGGTGTAAATCATTGGTTTTTACTATCAGGTATTTTAATTATTGGCATTGCTATAGTTTGCCAAATGATAACTGAGGTTAGAAAATTAGATTTAAAATAA